A single window of Camelus dromedarius isolate mCamDro1 chromosome 20, mCamDro1.pat, whole genome shotgun sequence DNA harbors:
- the GPR20 gene encoding G-protein coupled receptor 20: MPSASPTGPSAVAAPNATVEGVMWANNSMSEMSLFHRFALLDEELHAAFPGLWLVLMAVHGVIFLAGLVLNGLALYVFSCRTRAKTPSVTYTINLVVTDLLVGLSLPTRFAVFYGARGCLRCALPHVFSYFLNMHCSILFLTCICVDRYLAIVQPEGSRRWRQPACARAVCACVWLAASTVTLSVLSVTATGGPCCRVLALTVLEFLLPLLVISMFTGRILCALSRPGLLRQGRQRRVRAMQLLLTVLVIFLVCFTPFHARQVAVELWPDVPPHTSLVAYHVAVTLSSLNSCMDPIVYCFVTSSFQATVRGLFRGRGVECEPSSCDVVSMHRSSKGSGHHHILGARPRALTQTLANGPEA; encoded by the coding sequence ATGCCCTCCGCGTCTCCCACAGGGCCCTCAGCCGTGGCGGCCCCCAATGCCACGGTGGAGGGGGTGATGTGGGCCAACAACAGCATGTCAGAGATGTCCCTGTTCCACCGGTTTGCCCTGCTGGACGAGGAGCTGCATGCTGCCTTCCCGGGCCTGTGGCTGGTGCTGATGGCAGTGCATGGCGTCATCTTCCTGGCGGGGCTGGTGCTCAACGGGCTGGCGCTGTACGTCTTCAGCTGCCGCACCCGGGCCAAGACGCCGTCAGTCACTTACACCATCAACCTGGTGGTGACCGACCTGTTGGTGGGGCTGTCCCTGCCCACGCGCTTCGCCGTCTTCTACGGCGCCCGCGGCTGTCTGCGCTGCGCCCTCCCGCACGTCTTCAGCTACTTCCTCAACATGCACTGCTCCATCCTCTTCCTCACCTGCATCTGCGTGGACCGCTACCTGGCCATCGTGCAGCCCGAGGGCTCCCGCCGCTGGCGCCAGCCTGCCTGTGCCAGGGCCGTGTGCGCCTGCGTGTGGCTGGCTGCCAGCACCGTGACCCTGTCCGTGCTGAGCGTGACGGCCACCGGCGGGCCGTGCTGCCGCGTCCTCGCGCTGACCGTCCTGGAATTCCTGCTGCCGCTGCTGGTCATCAGCATGTTCACGGGCCGCATCCTGTGCGCGCTGTCACGGCCAGGCCTGCTGCGCCAGGGCCGCCAGCGCCGCGTGCGGGCCATGCAGCTGCTGCTCACCGTGCTCGTCATCTTCCTCGTCTGCTTCACGCCCTTCCACGCCCGCCAGGTGGCCGTGGAGCTGTGGCCCGACGTGCCGCCCCACACTAGCCTTGTGGCCTATCACGTGGCTGTGACCCTCAGCAGCCTCAACAGCTGCATGGACCCCATCGTCTACTGCTTCGTCACCAGCAGCTTCCAGGCCACCGTCCGTGGCCTCTTCCGTGGGCGTGGAGTGGAGTGCGAGCCTAGCAGCTGCGACGTGGTCAGCATGCACAGGAGCTCCAAGGGCTCAGGCCACCATCACATCCTCGGAGCCAGACCTCGAGCCCTCACGCAGACCCTGGCTAATGGGCCTGAGGCTTAG